One genomic region from Cydia amplana chromosome Z, ilCydAmpl1.1, whole genome shotgun sequence encodes:
- the LOC134660842 gene encoding uncharacterized protein LOC134660842, protein MSSCCKCESQGRDGSGPGGLPLICLVPRDGPGPAQTGASKPSTPSPSGNKGDFQLLDEDYIKKNFKLPPRALYLDPFRKPLITFPISGQPKNFNMARKTKINQMILDGFLDPCEAISAPSVFPYATSDAEKRKAAEDDEEIIYILQLPDIESRCPVHKQTIRTPRFIWHSCKKSKKADDGQMKAGGGPMNKPKPWLLSRHTDFDLLSQW, encoded by the exons ATGTCAAG TTGCTGCAAGTGCGAGAGTCAGGGCCGCGACGGCAGCGGCCCCGGCGGCCTGCCGCTGATCTGCCTGGTGCCCCGCGATGGCCCCGGCCCGGCCCAGACCGGTGCCTCCAAACCTTCAACCCCTAGTCCCTCCGGAAACAAAGGCGACTTCCAGCTGCTTGATGAAGATTACATTAAGAAAAACTTTAAGCTGCCGCCGAGGGCGCTATATTTGGATCCGTTCAG GAAACCTCTTATCACGTTTCCAATCAGCGGCCAGCCCAAGAACTTCAACATGGCACGGAAGACTAAAATCAATCAAATGATTTTGGATGGATTTTTAGACCCATGCGAGGCTATATCGGCTCCTAGTGTATTT CCTTACGCAACATCGGATGCTGAGAAACGCAAAGCAGCAGAAGACGACGAAGAAATCATCTACATCTTGCAACTGCCAGATATAGAATCTCGCTGCCCTGTGCATAAACAGACTATACGAACTCCCAG gtttatttgGCATTCTTGCAAGAAATCAAAGAAAGCAGATGATGGTCAGATGAAAGCCGGCGGCGGACCTATGAACAAACCAAAGCCTTGGTTACTTAGCAGACACACAGACTTCGATCTACTATCCCAATGGTAG
- the LOC134661025 gene encoding uncharacterized protein LOC134661025, producing MATKELLGKLADIPLAKPGFEALDMTAPVLVSLNPDGNWQKSKPDCLDEEQLKTVVAHLVKSKAVSAAQSYCSQCAAEKTDGGASNYVPVIMMPLYPADQCPFDMNCEIQKMKESEPKKKTKAKAVAQAEKDDKDAKKKKKRGFVMQRLNDFDLLSQW from the exons ATGGCGACAAAAGAACTGTTAGGGAAACTTGCAGATAT ACCATTGGCAAAACCTGGGTTTGAGGCTCTGGATATGACTGCGCCAGTGTTAGTATCGTTAAACCCAGATGGCAATTGGCAGAAAAGTAAACCAGACTGTTTAGACGAGGAACAATTGAAAACTGTAGTGGCACACTTAGTCAAGTCTAAAGCTGTATCCGCAGCTCAAAGCTATTGCAGCCAGTGCGCTGCTGAAAAG ACAGACGGAGGTGCGTCTAACTACGTGCCGGTCATAATGATGCCACTCTATCCAGCTGACCAATGCCCATTCGATATGAATTGTGAAATCCAGAAAATGAAAGAATCAGAACCTAAGAAAAAAACGAAAGCTAAGGCTGTCGCTCAAGCGGAAAAGGATGACAAAGATgctaaaaagaaaaagaaacggGGATTTGTAATGCAGCGGCTCAATGATTTCGATTTGCTTTCACAGTGGTAA